TACAACGTTGAATAGTGTTATTTTTAAAGGTAAAAGTTACAACTTCATCTACTACATAGAATTTACTTTGGGGTGAGTCCAATGATATTGTTTTGCAAAGTTTATATGTTATCGAAATATTATCAGTAATGGTATAAAGTGATTTATTATCTGATGATTGGCAGATGTTGCCACCATATATTGAGTTTTGGTCAAGATTGTAAATGGAGATGTTATCATTTTTGGATAGATATCCAAAAGTATTATTGTCAACGGATATGTTCTGATCATCGACTTTTAAGTAGTATCCACCTTTTGAAAATTTAACAAATGTTATAGATGTATTGTTGTCATCTAAAACCACGCTGTTTGGTATAGCCTCCCTTAGCTCTCTACTAATCCTTTCTGCACCAAATTTAGCTTCGTAGAAGAGTTGGTATGTTATTTTAGCGGTGATGTAACCATCAAAAATTATTTTTAAAAGTCCTACTCCTATGGTACTTACAATACCTAATAAAACTATTACAATGACCATTTCTATTAAGGTAAAAGCCTTTTTCATCAGTAGTTACCTTTTAAGAACTTTACTGTATAATTCTCATTTAGAAATAAGGAGTTTGGTTTTACTGTGACAGTTATGAGTTTTAGATTTTGTGCTGTGGAGCACTCTTCCACAATATTTTGACCGCTGATTTTAGCATAGGATACCTTGATGGATATGGTATAGTTGGGTGCAAGGTTGAATGCGGTGCTATCATAGTTAGTAGTGGTACATGGACAGTTAGAGCCTGTATTACATTTTATAAAGTCGTCCACATCGTCAAAATCTGAAATATTGTCTGATATCTCTTCTCTTCCAATGTTTGCTGATAAAAGATTTATAGTGCCATTATCTGCTGCGTAAGAATCGTTGTCAAAGGCTTTACCATATATCTCTTCCATCACAGATTGGGCAATCTGAACCCCTTTAATTCGTATGGTGGGATCATAAATTTTCCCAAGGGAATTGTGAAATAAAGCTAATATCCCCATTACACCAACTGAGAAGACTATTATGAAGATAATTATTTCGATGAGAGTAAAGGATTTTTTCATTCTATTCCACCCTGGGGGTTGATTTTTCGTGTTGTTGAGCCAAAGGTTATGGTAATGGGTGTTGTAAAGAGATTATTGTTATTACTATTGTTGTCCTGATCGGGTCTACCTAAAAAGTCAAAAAAAACTTTATTGGCACTCGAGGATAAGTTTGAAGTGACCTT
The nucleotide sequence above comes from Calditerrivibrio sp.. Encoded proteins:
- a CDS encoding type II secretion system GspH family protein codes for the protein MKKAFTLIEMVIVIVLLGIVSTIGVGLLKIIFDGYITAKITYQLFYEAKFGAERISRELREAIPNSVVLDDNNTSITFVKFSKGGYYLKVDDQNISVDNNTFGYLSKNDNISIYNLDQNSIYGGNICQSSDNKSLYTITDNISITYKLCKTISLDSPQSKFYVVDEVVTFTFKNNTIQRCSSKTMPPTHPIVSNCYTIINNVQSLKYSYTPPSFVINDQIVDIYLEMSKNDVKLSYKHKVHIRNTP